In Pseudomonas sp. ADAK18, a single window of DNA contains:
- a CDS encoding NAD(P)H-dependent oxidoreductase, which yields MSKITELLNWRYATKSYDSSKTVPAEKLEQILEAVRLTATSSGLQPFELLVVTNPQIREKIKAVSSNQSQITDCSHLLVFAAWDDITPERVDMMFDLTNTVRATVNQGWEDYRQMLLGIVAERGQEANYQAAARQAYIGLGSALIAAASEQVDATPMEGFDSSAVDDILGLGARHLRSVVLLPLGYRAAESDWLVNLKKVRRSRENFVTEID from the coding sequence ATGAGCAAAATAACCGAGTTGCTGAATTGGCGTTATGCGACGAAAAGTTACGATTCGTCCAAGACAGTACCCGCTGAAAAGCTGGAGCAAATTCTGGAGGCGGTACGACTGACGGCGACGTCGAGCGGGCTCCAGCCATTTGAATTGCTGGTGGTGACTAACCCGCAAATTCGCGAAAAGATTAAGGCGGTCAGCTCGAATCAGTCCCAGATTACCGACTGCTCTCATTTACTGGTGTTCGCCGCCTGGGATGACATCACACCTGAGCGTGTCGACATGATGTTTGACCTGACCAATACTGTACGAGCTACTGTCAACCAGGGTTGGGAAGATTACCGTCAAATGCTCCTAGGCATAGTCGCCGAGCGCGGACAGGAGGCCAATTATCAAGCCGCTGCGCGGCAAGCCTATATTGGTCTGGGCTCGGCTTTAATCGCCGCAGCATCCGAGCAAGTTGACGCGACGCCCATGGAAGGTTTCGACTCATCGGCTGTCGATGACATTCTGGGACTGGGAGCCAGGCATCTGCGCAGTGTGGTGCTCTTGCCCCTGGGTTATCGGGCAGCAGAGTCTGACTGGCTGGTAAATCTGAAAAAAGTACGGCGGTCTCGCGAAAATTTCGTAACCGAAATCGACTAG
- a CDS encoding nucleoside deaminase — protein sequence MQNADLLPCGLSKLNESMDTSAIWPLQKSQPRQNKTEGICMINRRVFTYGLGALPFIYSAMSSSKNISEPSKAPNISEEEKSKHKKFMRVAIEQAKNNKTYPFGAVIVNEETGEIMAEGVNSGAMNPINHGEIVVINSFVDKHGSSGFRNMTLYTTGEPCSMCMSAIAWCGIPRVVWASSIEKIRASGIGQISISAVEVAEKAKEFYQPEALIGGILASESDTLFDQRHKS from the coding sequence ATGCAGAACGCTGACCTACTCCCTTGCGGGCTGTCCAAGCTCAACGAATCCATGGACACGTCAGCGATTTGGCCATTACAGAAAAGCCAACCACGTCAAAATAAAACAGAAGGGATTTGTATGATAAACAGAAGAGTATTTACCTACGGACTGGGTGCACTCCCCTTCATTTACTCCGCAATGTCCTCGTCGAAAAACATATCAGAACCCTCAAAAGCACCCAATATTTCAGAGGAAGAAAAATCAAAGCACAAAAAGTTTATGAGGGTTGCGATTGAGCAAGCGAAAAACAATAAAACCTATCCCTTCGGGGCGGTAATTGTGAACGAAGAAACAGGGGAGATTATGGCTGAAGGCGTGAATTCTGGAGCGATGAACCCAATCAACCACGGAGAGATCGTTGTCATTAATAGCTTTGTTGATAAACATGGCAGCAGTGGCTTCAGGAATATGACTCTGTATACAACTGGCGAGCCATGCTCTATGTGCATGAGCGCGATTGCATGGTGCGGTATACCCAGAGTCGTCTGGGCGAGCTCTATAGAAAAAATCAGGGCATCGGGGATCGGACAGATTAGTATCAGCGCAGTGGAAGTTGCGGAGAAAGCCAAAGAATTTTACCAACCTGAGGCTTTGATAGGTGGAATTCTTGCAAGTGAGTCTGACACGTTATTCGATCAACGACACAAGAGCTGA
- a CDS encoding SgcJ/EcaC family oxidoreductase, whose protein sequence is MKRPEDAPGALQAAWNGHDMAALGDLFDQDATFVNRFGHYVRGIEEIVALHVPIHETIYRDSTLQNELIDIAHVADGVAVIHFWSRLAAGAAHPAGPHVVDTLILAVLTKQDGAWRIRALENVTLTNPRTGEAILRD, encoded by the coding sequence ATGAAAAGACCTGAAGATGCGCCCGGTGCGCTCCAAGCCGCTTGGAACGGCCACGACATGGCTGCTCTCGGCGATCTGTTCGATCAAGACGCGACGTTCGTGAATCGTTTCGGACACTATGTCCGGGGTATTGAAGAGATCGTGGCGCTCCACGTTCCCATTCACGAAACGATCTACCGCGACTCTACGCTCCAGAACGAACTGATCGATATTGCTCATGTTGCTGACGGGGTGGCCGTCATCCATTTCTGGAGTCGCCTGGCAGCCGGCGCAGCCCACCCGGCCGGACCACACGTGGTGGATACGCTGATTCTCGCGGTGCTGACGAAACAGGACGGGGCCTGGCGCATTCGAGCGCTTGAGAATGTAACCCTGACAAACCCGCGGACCGGTGAGGCAATCTTGCGCGACTAG
- a CDS encoding DUF4224 domain-containing protein, translating to MEMQSETLTDDELTAITGYMIPSCQIGWLNKNGWRYVLTRARRPVVGRIYARMKLAGVKPSAENVAAEAWSLDLSRVG from the coding sequence ATGGAAATGCAAAGCGAAACGCTTACTGACGACGAGTTGACGGCGATCACTGGCTACATGATCCCCTCTTGCCAAATTGGCTGGCTCAACAAAAACGGATGGAGGTACGTTCTGACCAGGGCCAGACGGCCTGTGGTGGGTCGAATATATGCCCGCATGAAACTGGCAGGCGTCAAACCATCAGCAGAAAACGTCGCGGCCGAAGCCTGGTCACTGGACTTGTCACGGGTAGGATAA
- a CDS encoding MerR family transcriptional regulator — protein MKVKQKMKIGEIARRTGLAASAIRYYEEQGLLDAPTRDMNNYRYYSESTIKRLEVVIHAQRLGFSLDTIRSLFLHDGSCSKALTLEQINVRLEEIEQIETTLKVQREELLMLQQILEESLRTGIAPGLACPRSAERLRPDRTVVMRSKHMLVTNK, from the coding sequence TTGAAGGTCAAGCAAAAAATGAAGATAGGCGAGATTGCGCGACGTACAGGACTTGCTGCTTCAGCAATACGGTACTACGAGGAGCAAGGTCTGCTGGACGCCCCTACGCGCGACATGAACAACTATCGCTATTACAGCGAATCCACCATTAAACGCTTGGAAGTCGTGATCCATGCGCAAAGACTGGGATTTTCGCTCGACACCATTCGTAGCCTTTTCCTTCATGACGGGAGCTGCTCAAAAGCCCTCACTCTGGAACAGATCAATGTACGTCTGGAGGAGATAGAGCAAATCGAAACCACGCTAAAAGTGCAGCGTGAGGAGTTGTTGATGCTGCAACAAATCCTCGAAGAAAGCCTTCGGACTGGCATCGCACCTGGATTGGCTTGCCCACGTAGCGCCGAGCGATTACGGCCTGATCGAACCGTAGTCATGCGAAGCAAGCACATGCTGGTTACCAACAAGTAA
- a CDS encoding tail assembly protein, with product MAALAIEYQPLTTILLFGQLRQFGRSFRLSVRTTAEAIKALCVQVPGFERFLSNAKSRGIEFAVFRGKKNIGEGELSFGGEGEIRIAPVITGSKRAGILQTIVGVVLLAISYVFPVTAPYLAPAGIGLVAGGVIQMLSPQAGGLKTSAAPENTPGYAFGSAKNTTASGNPVPLCYGKRRVGGAIISAAIYAEDQM from the coding sequence ATGGCAGCACTCGCAATCGAATATCAGCCACTCACCACCATCCTTCTCTTCGGTCAGCTACGACAGTTCGGCCGCTCTTTCAGGCTGTCGGTAAGAACTACGGCAGAGGCAATCAAGGCTCTTTGTGTGCAGGTTCCTGGCTTCGAGCGCTTCTTGTCGAATGCGAAGTCTAGAGGCATTGAGTTCGCTGTGTTCAGGGGGAAAAAGAATATTGGAGAGGGCGAACTCTCTTTTGGCGGAGAAGGCGAGATTCGCATTGCCCCAGTGATTACTGGTAGCAAGCGCGCGGGAATCCTCCAGACGATTGTTGGTGTAGTTCTGCTCGCTATTTCATACGTATTCCCGGTGACTGCCCCGTATCTGGCTCCGGCAGGCATCGGCCTCGTCGCCGGCGGCGTAATCCAGATGCTCAGTCCCCAGGCTGGTGGCCTCAAGACCAGCGCTGCGCCCGAGAACACGCCCGGTTACGCCTTCGGCAGCGCCAAGAACACCACCGCCTCAGGCAACCCGGTCCCGCTGTGCTACGGCAAGCGGCGGGTGGGCGGGGCGATCATCAGCGCCGCGATCTACGCCGAAGACCAGATGTAG